AGAATGTAAATTCAATTACATCTAATCATTATCCCAATCTAACATTTCTCTCTCCAGATCATCTTTCGAAATTAATCTATTATATTTTACATCATCCAAGCCTGCTTCCACCATTTTATTATATTCTGTCAAGAATAAGTCCTTTTCTTCTAAAAAATTTGGATTAACTATCTTTTGCTTTTCTAAATATCTCATACTTTTTTTTAATTTCACGAAACATGTATAGTCCCTACGGGACAACATTTCGGGGTGGCTTTTCTTTTTTACCAACATTTTTCTACCAACATTTAACTCCTAACGGAGTATTTCTCAAAATTGTATTTTCTCAGATAACTTATTACAAGATTAAAAGCATTCTAAAATACTTAGTGTTTCAAGTTATCTCGTAGAGATTAAATATCGGTAGACTATTGTTTACACACAATAACAATGTCCCGTATGGGACTACACACAATTCTAACAATAATACCACCAATTTCTACAAACACTAGAAAACCTTGCGCGAAAGTCTAAAAACGAAAAAAGGCTCAAAGTATAAACTTCAAGCCTTTCTATATAAAAAATCTTAGAACCTTAGCAACTCAGTGCCTCAGAACCTTAATTAATACTATTAAGCATTTCAGCGATTTCATCTAATCTTGGCGTTAAGATGATTTCGATTCTACGGTTTTTAGCTTTTCCTTCCGGAGTTGCATTACTTGCAAGCGGAGAAAATTCGCTGCGACCTGCTGCTGTTAATTTTTGTTTGTTGATTTTAGTGTTTTCACTTAAAATAGCCACAATTGCAGTTGCTCTTTTTGTAGATAAATCCCAGTTGTTTGCAATTGGACCTGAACCTGCATAAGGATCATCGTCTGTGTGTCCTTCAATAAGAACCGAAAGATCCGGATTATCACCCAAAACTTTTCCTAATTCTACAACTGCTTTTCTACCTTCTACTCCAACTGCCCAACTTCCTGAGTTGAAAAGCAATTTGTTTTCCATAGAAACGTATACTTTTCCATTTTTCTGTTCTACAGTAAGACCTTTACCTTCAAAACCGTTTAAGGCTTTAGATAAAGTTTCTTTTAATTTTTTCATCGCAGCTTCTTTTGCTGCAATCATAGCTTCAAGTTCGTTTAGACGACTTGCTGTTTTATCCAAACGTGCTTGTTCGTCGGCTAATTTTTTAGATTTTGCTTCTAATTGCGCTAACAATTCACGGTTTTTAGCCATATTGCTTTCTAATGCATCATTGCTGTTTTTCTCTAATGCATTATAAGAATCCTGTAAAACCTTATATTTATTTTGTGCTGCAGCCAAGTCCGCTTTTTGTTTTGCAAGATCAGCTTTTGTATCGTTTAGATCTTTTGTTAAAGCATCACGATCTAATTCTAACTGATTTTTTGATTTTTGCAAACTTGCATTTTCATCAGCAATTGAGCGATTTTCTTTTTTTAGATCTGAATATTTTGTTTCAAGATCGTTGTAAATTTTCTTGGATACACATGAAGTCATAGACATGGCTACAACTAGTAATCCGATAGAGGCCTTTTTAATCATACTGTTTTTTATTTGGAGGGTATTAATAATCTAACAATGTCAAAATTCAACAACAATAACAATGTCAATTTTGACACTTAAAACTGCTATTCACTCAACAAGAACAATACCACTTTTATTCTATCTCAACTAAAACCGGACAATGATCTGAATGTACAGCATCCGGAAGAATAACAGCACGTTTTAAACGATGTTGCAAAGAATCGCTTACCAAATTATAATCGATACGCCAACCTTTATTGTTTCCTCTGGCGCCAGCACGGTAACTCCACCAAGAATAATGATGCGGATCTTTATTGAAATGGCGGAAACTATCAATGAAACCAGACTTCATAAATCCGTCAAGCCAAGCACGTTCTGCCGGAAGAAATCCTGAAACAGTTTTATTACGTACCGGATCATGAATATCTATAGCTTCGTGGCAAATGTTGTAATCACCACAAATAATAAGATTTGGAATCGTAAGTTTTAATTCGTTGATGTAGGTTTGAAAATCATCCATAAACATAAATTTATGATCTAATCTTTCAATATTTGTTCCTGACGGAAGGTATAAACTCATTACAGAACAATCGTCAAAATCAGCACGAAGGTTACGACCTTCAAAATCCATGTGATGAATTCCGGTTCCAAAAACAACGTTGTTTGGTTTTATTTTAGATAAGATAGCCACACCACTATAGCCTTTTTTGGTAGCCGGATAATAATATTGATACGGATAACCTGCAGCAGTAATGTCGTCTACGGGAATTTGCTCTTGTGTAGCTTTTATTTCCTGAAGACAAATCACATCTGGATTAGCATGTTGCAGCCATTCGATAAAACCTTTGGTAATTGCGGCACGTATTCCGTTTACATTATAAGAAATAATTTTCATCAGTGTTTTTTTTAGGATTCCAAATGTAATAAAAAAGTGGAAAGTTTGTGTTTGAATCAACGAAAAGTAGAGTTTTTTGTTATCTTTGTTCGCTGCTCTAATAAATTAAAAATAGTACATGGGTTTAGTTACCGCGAAAGAAGTTGCAAAGGCAATAAATGTTGAGAAGTACGGAGTTCTTGGTACTTTTTCAGGCTGGATTCTTATGAAGGTTCTTAAGATCTCTACCCTTAATAAAATTTACGATCATAATAAACATTTAGAGGATGTTGCGTTTTTGAATGGGATCTTGGATGAAATGGAAATTAAATTCGAAATTCCGGAAGAAGATTTAAAACGTTTACCTAAAGATGGCGCGTATATTACCATCTCAAATCATCCGCTTGGAGGAATTGATGGTATTTTGCTTTTGAAATTAATGCTCGAAAGAGAACCAAATTTCAAAATAATCGCTAACTTTTTATTACACAGAATTGTTCCGCTTAAAAAATATATAATGCCGGTTAATCCTTTTGAAAATCATAAGGATGCTAAATCGAGCGTTGTTGGAATCAAAGAAACTTTGCGTCATTTAAGCGATGGAAAACCGTTGGGAATTTTCCCTGCCGGGGAAGTTTCTACCTATAAAGATGGAAAACTAGTTGTAGACAAACCTTGGGAAGAAGGCGCTTTGAAGTTAATTCGTAAAGCTAAAGTTCCTGTAGTTCCAATTTATTTTCACGCAAAAAACAGTAAGTTGTTTTATTGGCTTTCTAAAATTGATGATACTTTGCGAACTGCAAAATTACCATCAGAATTGCTTACGCAGAAAGATCGTGTGATTAAAGTTCGTATTGGGAAACCGATTTCTGTAAATGAGCAAAACGAAATTGAATCGTTTGAAGAATACTCAGAATTTTTAAGAAAGAAAACCTACATGCTTGCAAATCCTTTCGAAAAGGACAGCAAACTACTAGATACTGCAAGTTTAAAAATACCAAAAGCACCTAAAAAAATCGTAACGCCTGCAAGTGAATCTAAAATGCTTGACGAGGTAAATATGCTAAGAAACAGCGATTGCCGTTTGTTACAAAGTAAAAATTACGAGGTATTTTTTGCAAGAGCGAAATCTATTCCGAATGTTTTGCACGAAATTGGTCGTTTGCGTGAAATCACTTTTCGTGAAGTTGGCGAAGGAACAAATGAATCTATCGATTTAGATAAATTTGACCAATATTATCACCATATGTTTTTATGGGACGATGAAACTAAAAAAATTGCTGGTGCTTACCGCATGGGATTAGGTTCTGAGATTTATCGTAAATACGGAATTGAAGGTTTCTATTTGAATGATTTATTTAGATTTGAACCAGAATTACATGATATGATGCATAAATCGATCGAAATGGGTCGTGCGTTTATCATCAAAGAATATCAGCAAAAACCAATGCCTTTGTTCTTATTATGGAAAGGTATTATTCATACAACATTACGTTATCCTGAGCATAAATATTTATTAGGTGGTGTGAGTATTAGTAATCAATTCTCTGACTTTTCGAAATCATTAATGATTGAGTTCATGAAGTCTAATTACTATGATCCTTATATTGCACAATATATTCACCCGAAAAAGGCTTATAAAGTAAAACTGAAAGATGCTGATAAAGATTTTATATTCGATGAAGCAGAATCTGATTTGAATAAGTTTGATAAAATCATTGATGAATTAGAACCGGGAAATTTACGTTTACCTGTTTTAATCAAAAAGTACATCAAGCAAAACGCACGTGTTGTTGCTTTTAACGTCGATCCTCTATTCAATAATGCTATCGATGGTTTAATGTACATTAGAATCGCAGATATTCCGGAAAGCACCATGAAACCGGTTATCGAAGAATTTCAAATAGAATTGGAGCGCAAATTATCTGAGAAAGAAGATTAATTACAGCGATTATTATAAAATTAAAATCCCATTCCGCCATGGCGTAATGGGATTTTTTAATTACAATTTTTTCCTCAAAACTAGTCCGGATGTTCCTTCCTAACCAATTTACAAAATCTTTATTTTTTGAGATTAAAATATAACCTGACATACATTTAAATCTCTTTAAAGAGAACAATTAAACTTCGTTTATAAAGAGATGCAAATTACTTTGCAAAAGAACTGGAAACGTCCATTAAAAGTCATTAAAACAAAAGAAAAAGATATTTATCATTATATCCTTAAAAAGAAAAAATCCCATTCGCCGTGGCAAATGGGATTTTTTTATGTTTTAAAACCAAGGCTTTTGGCCAACCTGATATGTTTGATAAAAATCTTCATCAGTTTTAGTGAGATAAATTATCCCTTCGATTATACCAATTAAACCTCCAATGCCAAATATAATGTTCAATAAAATTTGAATAATCCCCTCTTTTGTATATCCTAAATAAAATTTATGAATACCCAAAAAACCTAATAAAATAGCTAGAATTCCTGCTACAACCTTTTTATTCTCTTCACGATGAACCGGAGGATTGTTCCAATGCTCTGTTTTAGTGTTTTCCATTTTTATAGTGTTATTAGTTAATTAAACTTCTTTAAAAAAGGTTTTCCTGTCTTTTAAAACCAAATGGATTGATGCAATATATCATCAAACGAATTATTTTTGACAAAAAGAATCAATCGGATAAAATGATAAAAAGCTAAAAAATAAGCCAGATTGTAGGCCAATTTTCTATTATATAAAAGGCTTGTAAAATATTCTTTTTTAGTTATAATTTCTGTTGTCAAAACAATAATAGTAAGCCAGCAAAATACAATAACAAAAGGTCCTAAAATATGATAACTAAGTGACTTGTAAATATCTCCCTGATAAAAATAAACCAATGATTTTGTAATCCCACAACCTGGACAAGGAAAACCTGTAACCATCTTGAAAGGGCAAAACGACTGATCAGATTCTAAATGGTTGTTATGATTATCAAGCATCAAAAAAAACGGAACTATCAGTGTAATTGCTGCACCGATAATTCCGTAAATTTTACGCTTTGTTCTGTTATTATTTGTATAATCTGTTGATATCACCTTGTACAATCATTGCTGCTGCAATAGGAAAAAAGAATCCTAAAACAATTAATAAAGTTGACTGATCTTTTTGAAGCTCTCCAGTTTTCTCATAAACTTTTGGCAACGCTTCTTTTCCAGCCAAATAATAAAAATAAATATTTACCGGCATACAACATCCTGCAAAAATTGCAATAGGCTGTGAGATAACTTCTCTTCCTGCAACGGCATTAAAAACTTCAGATACTTTAATATTCCAATAAATTAAGTATAATCCACAAGTTAAAAACCCAAAAAGCAATACCATAATAGGATCTACTTTAAATACTGGAATTGGTTCATTAAAATTATTAGACGTTTCTTTAAATTCGTTTTCCATTTTTTATTAGTTAAAATTAATTGGTTATGTCCTACTCTTAGGATTTTCGGTCACTCCTTATTTAGAAACAATATTATTAAAAATTAACATTAAAAACTAATTCTAGCCTAAAAATTCTACAGAAAAAACTCGTTATTTAATTCTAAAAACTACAATGCAATCAAAACTTGGTCTTTAAATAATTTACTTATTATAAACCGCTTTAATTTTATCTACTATAACCTGCGCCAAACGCTCGTGGCTCTCAAAAGTCCAACCGGCAATATGAGGCGTCAACAAGGCATTTTTGGCTTCCAGTAAATATTGAAAAGCTTCCGGAGTATTTTTATCCTGGAATAACGTTTCAAAAGATAATTTCTCATACTCTAAAACATCCAAACCTGCTCCCAGAATCTTTTTAGCCTTCATAGCTTCAACCAAATCTGCCGTAACAATATTTTTACCGCGCGAAGTATTTATAATCCAAAATGGCTTCGAAAACGCATTTATAAAATCAGAATCTACCATTTTATCCGTTTCCGGAGTCCAAGGAAGATGTAAACTCAAAACATCTGCTTTTTGCTGCAATTCCTTCAATGAAACTTGTCTGGCATTTTCGTCGCCTATATTTTCCAGAATATCATGAAACAAAACTTCTACTTCAAAACCACGAAGTTTTTTAGCAAAGGCTTTTCCCATGTTTCCGTAACCAATAATTCCAACGGTTTTTCCATCAAGTTCATGACCACGATTACTTTCACGATTCCAATGTCCCGCTTTTATTTCGGCATCAGCCTGATTTAAATTATTGAATAACGACAAAATTACGCCTAAAGAATGTTCTGCAACAGCGTTGCGATTACCTTCCGGAGCAGCAATTAAGTGAATTCCTTTTGTCTCGGCATAATCACAATCGATACTTTCTAAACCTGCACCAACTCTGGCAATAAACTGCAAATTGGTAGCTTTATCCAGAAACGTTTTATCAATTTTAAAACGACTTCTGATTACAATTCCGTTATAATCCTGAATTTTAGATTCAACTTCTTCTTTTGAAGATTTAAAATCGGCGTGATTTTCAAAACCGGCATCTTCTAATTGTTGCCATAAAATAGGATGATTGCTATCGATGTGAAGAATTTTTATGCTCATTACTTTTTAATTTTATAAAACAAAAATACGGTTAATTATTTATTAGCAATCCTGAAAAGTTTCAGGTTTCAAGTTCAAAAAATTGTGACTTTACAACAATACTCAAGTCATTAGACACAAACACTTTGATCTTAACCGCCTTCAGAATTTTTTATTGGCTATAATTTTTTTTAACTTTGAAAATATTACGATTCGCCGACTTTCGATGAATTTATCCTTTCTAAATTATAATTCCCCTCCAATATGAAACTAACCAAGACTTTTAAAGCCTTTTTTGAAAATGAAAAATCAGGAGGAATATTATTACTCTTTGTCACTATTATATCACTTTATCTCGCCAATTCTTCTTTTCAGACAGAATACATCGCTTTTTGGGAAAAAGATATAAACGGACATTCAATCACACATTGGATTAATGATGGATTAATGACAATCTTCTTTTTGTTGATTGGACTAGAATTGGAACGCGAAATTTATCATGGCGAATTATCCAGCATCAAAAATGCCTCTTTACCAATTATGGCAGCTCTTGGCGGAATGCTTATTCCTGCAGCAATTTTCCTAGCTTTAAATTTTGGAACCGCAACTCAAAACGGAGCTGGAATCCCAATGGCTACAGACATTGCTTTTGCAATCGGAATTTTATCTCTTTTAGGAAAGAAAGTTCCATCATCGCTAAAAGTGTTTCTAACTGCTTTGGCAGTTATTGACGATTTAGGTGCCATTATCGTGATTGCCGTTTTCTACACTACTACAATTTCTTTTATAAATCTTGCCATTGCCTTAGGAATTTGGATAATCTTATTTATTTTGAATCGAATGAAAGTTCAAAACCTGATTCCATATTTAATTGGAGGTATCGTAATGTGGTATTTTATGTTAAACTCAGGAGTTCATGCGACAATTACAGGAGTTATTTTGGCTTTTGTAATTCCGTTTGGCGATGGTGGCGAGAATTCGTCGTCGTATAAACTACAGCACTTTTTACACAAACCCGTTGCTTTCTTCATTTTGCCATTATTTGCCATTGCCAATACTTGCATCGCTATTGAATCTGACTGGCACGAAGGATTGAATCATCCAAACACATTTGGAATAATCTTAGGTTTAGTAATTGGAAAACCTCTGGGAATTTTACTTTTCTCTTCTATTGGAGTAAGTGCGGGATTATGTTCTTTGCCTAAAAGTCTGAAATGGGCACATATTCTGGGCGCAGGAATGTTAGGCGGAATTGGTTTTACAATGTCAATCTTCATCACGATTTTAGCTTTTAAAGATCCTGAAACTATTGTGTTTTCTAAAATCGCTATTTTGATCGCTTCAATACTTTCCGGAATTTTTGGATTAGTTTATTTGAAATATACTGTATCGAAGAAAAAAACCATTTAACATGACAATGTCTTTTTATAAAATCACAATTATAGTATTGTCTTTTCTACTATTTTCTGCCTGTAAGGATAAATCAAAAAGTGTCACAGACGAAAACAATTCTAAAGAAGTCCTTATCGATTTGACAAACAAAAAAGATGAATCTATTGAAGGTTTATACAAAACAGAACCAGATCCAAATAGCACTGACGAATGCGAAATTTCTCTTGAAATCGCTAAAATAAAAAGTGATTATGTGTATTTTCTAAAAACTAAACTTCGAAAAGTAAAAGGCAAAGCAACTTTCTCTACAAATGAATCCGGAGAAAAATATATTGTTTTAGAAGGCATAAAATGGGATGATTACGAAGGTGACATCAGCAATGAAGATGAAACTGATTCTATTTCTGACTCAAAAGAAGCATTAGAAATTCCTGTTGGAATTGATGCGAGTTATGTAAAAGACACCATAACTATTCAGAATTATGGCAATGCTATGAATTCGTATACCAAGATTTCAGAATGTGGAAGGAAATACATACAGTTGATTAAGAAATAAAACTTACTATTATGATTGCGAGAATCTGGCACGGAAAAACAAGAATTGGAAATTATGAAACTTATACTCAATTCATAAAAAACACAGCAATTCCTGACTATTCAAAAACGTCAGGTTTTATAAAATTATCATTTTTAAGAAATATCAAAAACAACGAAGCTCATTTTACACTTATTACCTATTGGGAGAACCTCGAAGTGATTAAAAACTTTGCAGGCGAAGATTATGAAAAGGCTAAATATTATCCTGAAGATGATGACTTTCTCCTGGAGTTTGAGGAAAAAGTCGAACATTTTGAGGTTTTTGCATAACAAAAAGACGACAATAAAAAATCACAAATTCCAGCACAATTGTCATTGGAGCTTTTAAATGATTTCTTTGCTAAATGAAAAAAATAAAACAAATACTTCTTTCATCAATAACACTTATTATTCTCTTAATTGGAGTAATATTCTACCAGATAAAAACTTACGTTCCGCCAGCTTTTGATTGCAGAATGCCAGTTCCTGACTTTTGTGGAACACCTAATTTAACAGAAAAAGCAACAAAAGGAAAAGAAATTTTTAATGCGAATTGTGCAGCTTGCCATAAAAAACATTCCAGATCTACAGGACCAGCATTACAAAAAGTAGATTCTTTAGTTTTTGTAAAATGGTTAACGAATAAAAAGAATAAAATTGATAGTACAAAAATTGAAGAATTTGGAATTGATTACCATAAAATGACATTTTCAAAAACTCTAAACAAAGAAGAAGTAGCTAATCTAATTGAATATTCCAGAAACTAAGGACGTAAAACAGCATTATTAACCTTCAATAGAAACATCATTCTTTACACATATTTACCTTTGTCAAAGTTTAAAACTTTGACAAAGGTTTCACAAACTTTAGGCATCATCCTTTAAAACGACAAACCCGACAGATTTTAAAAACCTCTCAGGTTTACGAGACTCCATAAAAAAATCCCAAACTTCAATAATTGGAATTTGGGATTTTTTTATGTTGGATTTTCTCTTAGAAACTAACCTTTAATCTGTTTCAAAGAAGTTTTGATTCCTTTGATCAAAGACGAACTAAAGCCATTATGTTCCATTTCGTTCAAACCAACGATTGTGCAGCCTTGAGGCGTTGTTACACGATCGATTAATTGTTCCGGATGTACTTTTTCCTCTAACAACATTTTTGCAGCTCCTTTTACAGTTTGTGCCGCAATTGCCAAAGCTGTATTCGAATCAAATCCTATTTCGATTCCGGCTTGCATTGAAGCACGGATATATCTTAAAGCATATGCCGTTCCGCATGCACCAAGAACAGTTGCAGCATCCATTAACTTTTCGTCAATAACCGGAGCCGTTCCTAAATCCTGAAATAAATCTACAATTGGTAAAGCTTTTTCTCTGTCCTTTTCAGGGAAAGAAATACAAGTCGCTGACTCTCCAAATTGTGCCGCGATATTTGGCATAATGCGTATTACCGGATATTCATTATTTGTTTTTTCCTGAAGCATATCGAGAGATAAACCACTTACTGCAGATGCAATAGTTTTTCCTTTGATTACAGGTAAAATTTCAGCAAAAACGGTATCAACCTGATATGGTTTTATAGTTAAAATCACCACATCCGCTTCTTGAATATTATGTTTATTATCTGATGAAACCGTGATTCCATATTCTGATAAATATTGAATAATTGCGATATTTCTTCGTGTAACCGTAACCTGATTACTTTTAGAGAACTTTGCAATTCCCAAGGCGATAGAAACTCCCAGGTTTCCTCCTCCAATTATATGTACTTTCATTCTTGGTTGGTTTTTTGATTTATTTTTGGCTGAGTAATAGCAGATTTTTTCGGCATGTAAATTACGCAGATTTTACAGATATTAAATCACTGCAATCCATCAATTTGTGGCAAAAATCTAAAAGCCAAGAATCATTATAGCTATTTCAAAAGCATTATTCTATCAAACTCTTTTCGAAAGAACCATGGATGATACGGATTTACAAAAGTAAAAACGCCGATGAAAACGGATTTTTAAAAATAATAGATGAAAAATCCGTTTTGATCCGCATTTTCGCGATAGCGAATCAGTTTAATCCGCGTTCCTTTATAGACGATTTAAGATTTGTGATCGTATAAACAAACCCCGCACAAAATTTATGCATCTACATTATTCTTAGAGCAGTTTTCCTTTTAATAATAAAGAAGCGATCGTAAAATAGATTACTAATCCTGTTACATCTACCAAAGTAGCCACAAATGGCGCCGATGAAGTTGCCGGATCCAGTTTGAGTCTTTTCAGTAAAAAAGGTATCATTGATCCTGAAAGTGTTCCCCACAAAACAATAAATACTAATGAAAGCGAAACCGTTGCTCCAATTGCTAACCAATGTTCGCCGTATTCATAAAGACCAGTTTGCTGCCAAACCATAATTCTAATGAAACCAACAATTCCTAAAATTGCGCCTAATAAAAAACCTGATGCAATTTCTTTCTTCATTACATACCACCAATCCTTTAGTGTTAACTCTTTCAACGCCATTGCACGAATGATCAAAGTCGCTGCTTGTGAACCGGAATTTCCTCCACTCGAAATAATAAGCGGAACAAATAATGCCAATACAACTGCTTTTTCAATTTCACCTTCAAAAAATCCCATCGCCGAAGCCGTGAACATTTCTCCAATAAATAAAACAACAAGCCAGGTAGCTCTCTTTTTAACCATTTCGCCCAAACGCGTTTGAACGTAAGGTAATTCCAAGGCTTCCAATCCCCCGAATTTCTGAATATCTTCAGTATCTCTTTTCTCGATTTCGTCTTTGATTACGTCGATAATATCATCAATTGTAATGCGACCAACCAAACGTCCTAATTCATCCACAACCGGAATTGCTTCCAGATCATATTTATCCATCATACGAGCTACCTCGACATCTGGCGTTTCAACATTTACATGATATAATTTTCGAATATAAATATCCGAAATTTGCGTTTTTGTAGAAGTTGTCAATAAATCTTTAAGCGATAATCTGCCTTTAAGTCTATTTTCATCGTCAACAACATAAATCGAATGTACTCTGGAAACATTTTCTGCCTGAATACGCATTTCTTTCACGCAAGTAAGTACGTTCCAGTTTTCATTAACCTTCACTAACTCTTTGTGCATGATACCTCCGGCAGTATCTTCGTCGTAACGCAATAAGTCAACGATTCCTTTTGCGTGTTCTACGTCCTGAAGTTCGGAGATTACCTCTGCTTTTCTATCTTTTGAAAGTTCTCCAATAATGTCTGCCGCATCATTGGTTTCAAGTTCGTCCAGCTCTTCGGCAATTTCTTTAGGCGAAAGTCGGTTTAAGATTTGTTCACGTAAATCGTCTTCTAATTCCAGAAGAATTTCAGCCGTTTTTTCGCTATCTAAAACCTTGAATATATAAGTTGCTTCATCAATGTCAATTTCATCAAGGATTTCAGCAAAATCCGCGTGATGCATGTCATTTAATAAAATCTCGAGCTCTTTGTTGTTTTTAGCTTGAATGAGTTGAGCTATTTGTTTAATTAGCTCTTTACTGATTTTAAACTCCATCGGCTTCTATTTTTTGAGTCAAAACAATAAATTC
This genomic window from Flavobacterium sp. 9 contains:
- the mgtE gene encoding magnesium transporter, whose translation is MEFKISKELIKQIAQLIQAKNNKELEILLNDMHHADFAEILDEIDIDEATYIFKVLDSEKTAEILLELEDDLREQILNRLSPKEIAEELDELETNDAADIIGELSKDRKAEVISELQDVEHAKGIVDLLRYDEDTAGGIMHKELVKVNENWNVLTCVKEMRIQAENVSRVHSIYVVDDENRLKGRLSLKDLLTTSTKTQISDIYIRKLYHVNVETPDVEVARMMDKYDLEAIPVVDELGRLVGRITIDDIIDVIKDEIEKRDTEDIQKFGGLEALELPYVQTRLGEMVKKRATWLVVLFIGEMFTASAMGFFEGEIEKAVVLALFVPLIISSGGNSGSQAATLIIRAMALKELTLKDWWYVMKKEIASGFLLGAILGIVGFIRIMVWQQTGLYEYGEHWLAIGATVSLSLVFIVLWGTLSGSMIPFLLKRLKLDPATSSAPFVATLVDVTGLVIYFTIASLLLKGKLL